The Streptomyces collinus DNA segment ACTTCGACGCGCTGCCGGAGTGGCTGGCACAGCCCGCGGCCTAGAGCTGTCATACGGAGGGGCCCGCTTCCCTGGGAAGCGGGCCCCTCCGTGTGTGCCAGGTCAGTCGATGGACGGCTTCTCGCGGCGCTCCTGGGCGGGGACGCCGGCTTGGGGTCCGCCCGAGTTGCCGCCGGAACCGCCGCCGAGGCCGCCGAAGTTGCCCATGGCGCCGGACAGGCCCTTGAGGGCGTCGCCGATTTCGCTGGGGACGATCCAGAGCTTGTTGGCGTCGCCCTCGGCGATCTTGGGGAGCATCTGGAGGTACTGGTAGGAGAGGAGCTTCTGGTCCGGGTCGCCGGCGTGGATGGCCTCGAAGACCGTGCGCACGGCCTGGGCCTCGCCCTCGGCGCGCAGGGCGGCGGCCTTGGCCTCGCCCTCGGCGCGCAGGATCTGGGACTGCTTCTCACCCTCGGCGCGCAGGATCTCCGACTGCCGGACACCTTCGGCCTGGAGGATCGCGGCGCGCTTGTCGCGGTCGGCGCGCATCTGCTTCTCCATCGAGTCCTGGATGGAGGTGGGCGGTTCGATCGCCTTGAGCTCGACGCGGTTGACGCGGATGCCCCACTTGCCGGTGGCCTCGTCGAGGACGCCGCGCAGGGCCGCGTTGATCTCTTCGCGGGAGGTGAGGGTCCGCTCCAGGTCCATGCCGCCGATGATGTTGCGGAGGGTGGTGACGGTGAGCTGCTCGATCGCCTGGATGTAGCTGGCGACTTCGTAGGTCGCGGCCCGTGCGTCGGTCACCTGGTAGTAGATGACGGTGTCGATGTTCACGACCAGGTTGTCCTGGGTGATCACCGGCTGCGGCGGGAAGGGCACGACCTGTTCGCGCAGGTCGATGCGGTTGCGGATGGTGTCGATGAACGGGACGACGATGTTGAGGCCCGCGTTGAGTGTCCGCGTGTAGCGCCCGAAGCGCTCGACGATGGCCGCACTGGCCTGTGGGATGACTTGGATCGTCTTGATCAGGGCGATGAAGACCAACACCACCAGGATGATCAGGACGATGATGACCGGTTCCATCGTCGTTCCCCGTGTCCCTTCTCCGCTTCGGCGTCTTCGGCAGATCTTATGGTTGTCGAAGATCTTGCTGGTCGAGTCTGACAGACCGTCGCGTGGCTGGCGAGGAGTTCCACTCCAGTTACGTCCTGCGAGGTCACATGACGATCGCGGTGGCTCCTTCGATGTCCACGACATCCACTTCCTCGCCTGATTCGTAGGCGCGGCCGGTGTCGAGAGCGCGGGCCGACCAGACCTCTCCGGCGAGTTTGATCCGGCCGCCGGAGGCGTCGACGCGTTCCAGGACGACGGCTCGTCTGCCCTTCAACGCCTCCACGCCGGAGGCGAATTGGGGTCGTTGAGCACGGTGACGGTTCGCGATGGGCCGTACGACGGCGATGCCCGCGGCCGAGATGACGGCGAAGACCGCGACCTGGGCGACGGCTCCGCCGCCGAAGACGCCGGTGACCACCGCCGCGGCGATGGCGCCCACCGCCAGCATGCCGAGTTCGGGCATCGCGGTGACCACGAGCGCGATGCCGAGCGCTGCCGCGCCGATCAGCCACCACAGCCATGCGTCGATTTCCACATGGTCATGGTAGGTCCGCGGGCCCTGTCGCCGACAGGGCGCCCGTGGTGTGAAATCCCGTTCTTGCCCTGGGATTTGGGAAGCGGCGGTCAGGCTCAGGAGAGCGGGAGGCCCTGCGCGGTCCAGCGCTCGCCCGACTGTTCGACGACGAGCGGGAGGCCGAAGCAGAGGGAGAGGTTGCGGGAGGTCAGTTCGAGCTCCAGCGGGCCGGCGGCGAGGACCTTGCCCTGGCGGATCATGAGGACGTGGGTGAAGCCCGGGGGGATCTCCTCGACGTGGTGGGTGACCATGAGCATCGAGGGGGCGATCGGGTCGAGGGCGAGGCGGCCGAGGCGGCGGACGAGGTCCTCGCGGCCGCCGAGGTCGAGGCCGGCTGCGGGCTCGTCGAGGAGGAGCAGCTCGGGGTCGGTCATCAGGGCGCGGGCGATCAGGGTGCGCTTGCGCTCGCCCTCGGAGAGCGTGCCGAACCTGCGGTCCAGGTACTCGCTCATGCCGAGGCGGTCGAGGAAGGCGCGGGCGCGCTGCTCGTCGATGTCCTCGTAGTCCTCGTGCCAGGTGGCGGTCATGCCGTACGCGGCGGTGAGGACGGTCTCCAGCACCGTCTGGCGCTTGGGGAGCTTCTCGGTCATGGCGATGCCGGCCATGCCGATGCGGGGGCGCAGCTCGAAGACGTCGGTGCCGGGCCGGCCGAGGGTCTCGCCGAGGATGGCGGTGGTGCCCGAGCTGGGGAAGAGGTAGGTGGAAGCGAGGTTGAGGAGGGTGGTCTTGCCGGCGCCGTTCGGGCCGAGGATGACCCAGCGCTCGCCCTCCTTGACCGACCAGGAGACCTGGTCCACCAGAGCCCGGCCCTCACGGACCACGGATACGTCCTGAAGCTCCAGAACATCGCTCATGAGCGCGTTGTCTCCCCTTGCAGTGTGGCCGGTCTCGGCTGTCGCGTAAGCCTGTGGCTCGGTCCGCCGCGCCGGTGGGCGCAGCCCTCCATGAAATCTACGCCACCGGTCGTACCGGGCGTTCCCTCGGTCCGGTCCTTGGAGGGTCCTAGGGTGGAGGCATGCTCTCGGAACCACGTGCTGGACGTCTCGCAGCTTGGGGAAATGCCCTTTTGGCCGGGCTTGTCTCGCCGGACGACGCCGTTCTCGCCATCGTCGGCGCGGACGCGGTGCACCGGGTGGAGGGGCTGCCGGGCGAGTCGGGACAGGTCGGACTGACGCTCGCGCTCGGGCGGCTGCGGACGCTCGGGGTGACCGGGCTGCGGGTGGCTCTGCCCGCGCCGGGGCA contains these protein-coding regions:
- a CDS encoding ABC transporter ATP-binding protein; amino-acid sequence: MSDVLELQDVSVVREGRALVDQVSWSVKEGERWVILGPNGAGKTTLLNLASTYLFPSSGTTAILGETLGRPGTDVFELRPRIGMAGIAMTEKLPKRQTVLETVLTAAYGMTATWHEDYEDIDEQRARAFLDRLGMSEYLDRRFGTLSEGERKRTLIARALMTDPELLLLDEPAAGLDLGGREDLVRRLGRLALDPIAPSMLMVTHHVEEIPPGFTHVLMIRQGKVLAAGPLELELTSRNLSLCFGLPLVVEQSGERWTAQGLPLS
- a CDS encoding NfeD family protein translates to MEIDAWLWWLIGAAALGIALVVTAMPELGMLAVGAIAAAVVTGVFGGGAVAQVAVFAVISAAGIAVVRPIANRHRAQRPQFASGVEALKGRRAVVLERVDASGGRIKLAGEVWSARALDTGRAYESGEEVDVVDIEGATAIVM
- a CDS encoding SPFH domain-containing protein, which produces MEPVIIVLIILVVLVFIALIKTIQVIPQASAAIVERFGRYTRTLNAGLNIVVPFIDTIRNRIDLREQVVPFPPQPVITQDNLVVNIDTVIYYQVTDARAATYEVASYIQAIEQLTVTTLRNIIGGMDLERTLTSREEINAALRGVLDEATGKWGIRVNRVELKAIEPPTSIQDSMEKQMRADRDKRAAILQAEGVRQSEILRAEGEKQSQILRAEGEAKAAALRAEGEAQAVRTVFEAIHAGDPDQKLLSYQYLQMLPKIAEGDANKLWIVPSEIGDALKGLSGAMGNFGGLGGGSGGNSGGPQAGVPAQERREKPSID